The stretch of DNA catttttagttttttttagcCCTCATTTGAAAGTACACAGTTGAAAGGGACGCATCCTGATTTCAACCCAAtaatactttttttcttctcctatatatatatatatatactccaCATTATACTAAATTAAGGCATATTTGCAGGTCACTGATTCCCAGAGGCCCAAATCAATATGGTGAGCTACTTTAATGCTGAATCATTAAGATGTATTTTTTACACTGTTAAATGTGACCCACCTATATAACAggacacatttattttgttgcagGGTTAATTTGGCCAATAATGAGCTTAGTGCATTCACAGAGAAATTAATTAAACACTGTGAAGGTTACATTAGCTTCAATGACAACTGATTACTATTTCAAAGCTTAGATTGGtcatgaaaaggaaaaaaggaatgTATTTGTCTCCTTTTACTTATGCGCTAATGAGCAGCATCTCTCACTGATCTATTGGAGGCAAAAAATtgattaaaatgtatatttgtttATTAAGAATTGttttgcctgttttgttttctttaggaACACATTATAGTGATGAGGTTGCTGCAgtgaagcaaaataaaatatgcatattaaaatacatttagctgtaaatgaaatgtaaacaaatacattttgcaTTGATGGCACATTTAAGTGGCCAAACAAGCTGGTGGTCCAACATAGAAATAAAGTCTGAGCCACCCAGCCAGCCCAGTCTGGACAGAATGAGAGCACTGCAGGTAATGCagtgtgttctgctgtgtgtgtactgttggattgaacaaagaaacacagtctTTTAATGTTTGACTCCTGTTATGTTCATTTAGCAGATGAAGCGTCACACCTCATACATACATAACAACTAAAAGTCCAATCATCCATTCAGCTGGAACCCTTGGATCTGTGTGAAGGAATCCAGAAAGCTATCCGGTACAATTATTCAAATATTTGTTTGTAGTATTCTTGCAGTTTTGCatcagtgctttcacagtgttACTTTCCTCTGCAGCGAATTTCATCCTGTTGTGTGTTGAATAGAATTACTGTCACCAAACAAAGATGTGTAGAAATGATTTATTTCTAACATTATAacattatttcttatttttagTCCAATTTGTAATGATTCTGGAATCACTAATGTTTTTTATGTAATAGCTCGGAGATGCTGACAATGCTGCTTTCTTGTGATGTGCTGTGTAATAATTATGTGGTTTTCTTCCTCAGGGGGTAAAAATAAGCAGTTATTCGTATAAAACTAGCAATTTTATATTTTCATCACAACCTGCAGAGTTAATCCACTACTCAAACCTGTGAGGAGAAGTAAATAGAAAGTAGTATtgagttgatgtaaacacatcAGACACCCCCAGGACGGCAGAGAGTAAGCAGTGACCACAGTTTATCCAGCAGACCTTCATAAAGGTTGATTGTTGGCTGATTTAACACGAAAGGCTTTAATACTCTTAAGGTAATATCTTTTAGGGCTCAATAGACCATCCAGTGTTTCAAAGCAGCACATTGCAAAAATATAGACTGGCAAGCTGGTTAGCATCCTAACATCAACCGATATCTCACTAATAGTAATACTTTTTGTTCATTCTTAGGGTCGTCtgaactttattattattaatatgaaTACATATTGGGCCACAGAGAACCATGtgtgaaaatggaaaaatgtcACCCTTCATCCTCAGTCAGTATGTTAATTTATTGGCATGATTAtcctttattttatatatatacagtatatatatatatatatatatatatatatatatatatatatatatatatatatatatatatatatatatatatatttttttttataaatccaTCCCATCCTGTTTCTATATTATTTGCATTGATAGTTTTTGGCTCTGGCACATAAACCACTGACCCTTACCTATGGCTGCCCTGGAATTAATATGTCAATACCTTTACCATCAGAGCATCTGCTAACACTTTCACACATGTAGGTAAAATAAgcatttacataaaaaaataaataaagacatgaaTCCATAAAAAATTAAGCATCCTGATTTGCTGTCTCTATCCAGGATTGTGTACACTTACGTTAGGCTTGAGCACATTTGGTAAAGTGCTATGgagttgtgtgtttatatttggaGTGGAGATGCTGTTTCCACGCCGCACTGGAGGATAGCATGTAGAAATGTCAAACActtgacacatacacacacacacacacacaccactctcaAGTATAATTGCATATGTGGAGACAGTTTTACTGAGTTTTTAGAGTTTGTAATCTTTCTAAGTATTTTACTGTACCACAGAAGCAATATATAGGAGCAGCAGCATACAGTATATGACAGAGGGAGCCATACCCACCTCCTCCTGTAGAGGGTCACATGGGGGGATGGAGCTAGAGATGaatacaccctggacagggcTAACACACAGATTAAGACAACATATATTTCATGGCTTTGCATTTCcactggattatatccagtcaCTCTTAGGTTGCCCTTTCTGGACACTCACACTCGTCCTTGTTTGCTTCGGTCCAAAGCATAAACAGTGTCACATGAAATAGACTTCTGATCccatttatttgtctttttgatGAGTTCCACATCCATTGTCCCTGTGGAGTAAaaatgtttgctgttttttaagAATGCATGCGCAAGTCTGTAAAGATCTATGGCACAGAGCtgtttgatgaaaaaaaaatcacatttagtaTGTGTTTAGAAGATGACACATTTAAgtgtatatattatttattatcttATTCGTCTTTTTTACTCCCAgttatccatttttttttttaaatccactcTGGCTTTTTTAGGAGCATCGTCTAAATTTGATGAGTTTTTGGAAAGCCTGCTTGAACTCATCATTGAATGCAGTGTAGATGACAGGATTGATGAGGGAGTTCAGGTATCCCAGCCAGGTAAAGATATCAAACAGCACTGGATCGAACCAGCAGTCTTTACATATGGCCATGACGAGTGTGCCGACAAAGAACGGGAGCCAGCAGACGATGAATGCTCCCAGGATGATGCCGAGTGTCTTGGTGGCTTTCCTCTCCCTTGCCGCGCACAGACGCTTCCTCTCCAGCACGCTGTCTGCCAGCTTCACTTTCACGCTATTCATGAACAGAGGTGATCCTCCCCCACCTCCGCCCGCATTGGCAGAATGTAGGTGTGCTTCATGGTGGGAGGATGAATTaagggagcagagagaggagcctGCAGATGTCTGGATGAGCTGCGCCGTGGTGAAGCGCTTCccggatgatgaaggtgtcttAAAAATGCGGGAACGGGCAGCAACATAAATCCGTCCATAAAGGATGATGAGGAGAACTGTTGGAACATAGAAGGCGCCAAAGGTGGAGTATAGGGTGTAAGAGATCTGATCTGTATTCACCATACACTCTGTCAGTTCCTCGTGGGCTTTGGCCTGCCGCCAGAAAAGAGGAGGCATGGAAATCGATATGGAAATTACCCACACCACCCCAACCATGATCCCCGCCCGGCGCATGGTGCGACGCTTCGAGTACTCCAGCGCATCCGTTATGGCCCAGTACCGGTCCAGTGCGATCACACACAGGTGCAAGATGGAGGCAGTGCAGAACGTGATGTCAGATGACAGCCAGATGTCACAAACGATCTGCCCCAGCGACCAGGTCTTGCTGACGGTGTAGACGATGCTTATTGGCATGACTAAAATGGACACCAGAAGGTCTGTGACGGCGAGAGAGCCGATCAGGAAGTTAGCAGGTGTGTGGAGCTTCCTCGTTAGGAAGATAGTGG from Parambassis ranga chromosome 22, fParRan2.1, whole genome shotgun sequence encodes:
- the htr1d gene encoding 5-hydroxytryptamine receptor 1D; amino-acid sequence: MEFDNSSLDYFTSNFTEIPDTTTAPPWSESTLLGLQVSLSAVLAIVTLATVLSNAFVIATIFLTRKLHTPANFLIGSLAVTDLLVSILVMPISIVYTVSKTWSLGQIVCDIWLSSDITFCTASILHLCVIALDRYWAITDALEYSKRRTMRRAGIMVGVVWVISISISMPPLFWRQAKAHEELTECMVNTDQISYTLYSTFGAFYVPTVLLIILYGRIYVAARSRIFKTPSSSGKRFTTAQLIQTSAGSSLCSLNSSSHHEAHLHSANAGGGGGGSPLFMNSVKVKLADSVLERKRLCAARERKATKTLGIILGAFIVCWLPFFVGTLVMAICKDCWFDPVLFDIFTWLGYLNSLINPVIYTAFNDEFKQAFQKLIKFRRCS